From the Thermosynechococcus sp. genome, the window GCGATTTACCCCTGGAGAATCTGCACCGCAGTGATGCCCAATTGTCTGGATACTTGGGATGGGTCGCACCTACCGCACTATTGGCATTAACCTCAAGGCCATGCCCCTGGGGGAAAGCGATCGCCTGCTCAGTGTCTTTAGTCGCGATCGCGGGCTGCTGAAGTTAGTTGCCCCCCATAGCCGCGGCGCCCGCTCGAGACTGGGGGGACGGGTGGATTTGTTTGTTGTCAATGACCTCTTTATTAGCGCCGGCCGCAGCCTAGACCGCATTCTCCAAGCAGAGACAGTAGCCACATACCAAGGCCTCAATAACCACTTGACCACGCTGACCGCTGCCCAATATCTCGGTGAGGTGGTGCTCTACCAAATCCATCCCCAGCAACCCCAGCCGGATCTCTTTAATTGGCTCTGTGCCACGTTGGATCAGCTTCAGGGGGCTTCGAGTCGCGCTGCCCTAGCGCTATTGGTGCGCGGCCTGTGTGGCATCCTGCGATTGGGGGGGATTGCCCCGGAATGGTACCAGTGCCACGAAAGTGGCTGCAAAATTGCCGTCCCTACAGCGGATACCGACTGGCGATTGGGTTTTAGTTTTGCCAGTGGCGGCGTTTTTACGATCAGGGCGGATCATCCAGTGGGGAATGGGTCTTTTGCCGGTGCGGGTGGCGATCGCCAACTGACAGCCAGTGAAGTCCGTCTGGGGCAATGGCTCGCGCTGCCCACCACGCAATTCTTAGCACGGGATGAGTTCCTCGCCCAAGCCGAGGCTTATCCCCTCAGTGTTTGGCTCTCCCTGGAGCGGGTGTTGCGCCAGTACCTGCAATTTCATCTGGAGCAAGCGTTGCGGGTGCCCCCTCTCCTTGATAGTTGTTTTTCACCTGTTGCGGTGTCCCAGCCATGACCATTGAGC encodes:
- the recO gene encoding DNA repair protein RecO, with the translated sequence MGRTYRTIGINLKAMPLGESDRLLSVFSRDRGLLKLVAPHSRGARSRLGGRVDLFVVNDLFISAGRSLDRILQAETVATYQGLNNHLTTLTAAQYLGEVVLYQIHPQQPQPDLFNWLCATLDQLQGASSRAALALLVRGLCGILRLGGIAPEWYQCHESGCKIAVPTADTDWRLGFSFASGGVFTIRADHPVGNGSFAGAGGDRQLTASEVRLGQWLALPTTQFLARDEFLAQAEAYPLSVWLSLERVLRQYLQFHLEQALRVPPLLDSCFSPVAVSQP